In one window of Opitutus sp. GAS368 DNA:
- a CDS encoding RsmD family RNA methyltransferase, with amino-acid sequence MRITGGKARGIPLLLPKGDAVRPATDAMRQAVFSSLAARVEGARFLDLFAGSGAYGLEALSRGAAGGVFVEQNARTADFIRQNIGAVCKSLGRETTGLQVVTADATHVMPGGAPDLVFIDPPYEIIPEVAPKLFARLEELLAPKADALVVFEMPGGLELSPAGWTCVKRLGKGARQPTVAIFRSSRAAP; translated from the coding sequence ATGCGGATAACCGGCGGGAAAGCCCGGGGCATCCCCTTGCTCCTGCCCAAGGGCGACGCGGTGCGCCCGGCGACCGACGCCATGCGGCAGGCGGTGTTTTCCAGTCTGGCGGCCCGGGTGGAGGGCGCGCGGTTCCTCGACTTGTTTGCGGGCAGCGGGGCCTATGGCCTTGAGGCGCTCAGTCGCGGCGCGGCTGGCGGGGTGTTTGTGGAGCAGAACGCCCGCACGGCGGATTTCATCCGCCAGAACATCGGGGCGGTCTGCAAGAGCCTCGGCCGCGAAACCACCGGATTGCAGGTGGTCACGGCGGATGCCACCCACGTGATGCCGGGCGGGGCCCCGGATCTGGTGTTCATCGATCCGCCGTATGAGATCATCCCGGAAGTGGCGCCGAAGCTTTTCGCGCGGCTCGAGGAATTGCTGGCACCGAAGGCGGACGCTCTCGTGGTGTTCGAGATGCCCGGAGGGCTGGAACTTTCGCCCGCCGGCTGGACCTGCGTGAAACGGCTCGGCAAGGGCGCGCGCCAGCCGACGGTGGCAATCTTCAGATCCAGCCGCGCTGCGCCTTGA
- a CDS encoding MlaD family protein, whose amino-acid sequence MNNTSQSIRVGLFFLLGLALAWITFESLNGGRLFKKPGYTLVAGFANLKGLKTGDEVRMAGVKVGAVGLTRLAGHRVEAVIDVEPGIQIPTDAVASVEQSSLLGSNYLGVTFGTPGGPLLKDGDEIKTKPTVDMSEVISQLGNLGSKLEQVVGDIGKSMGGGGDGGNIFSRLDKLVAENGPKLTATISNLEDITAKIKGSEGTLGKLVNDPKLHDELLASVGEIKLAAADARTFMSDTKGIVADVKSGKGALGVLLYDQSTADNLKISVANVRSVSDKIAKGEGTLGKLLADDGLYKDVQATLKKADRAIDGMGDSGPITAVGVVAGKLF is encoded by the coding sequence ATGAATAATACATCCCAAAGCATCCGCGTCGGCCTTTTCTTTCTGCTCGGCCTGGCGCTCGCCTGGATCACCTTCGAGTCGCTCAACGGCGGGCGGCTCTTCAAGAAACCGGGCTACACCCTCGTGGCCGGCTTCGCCAACCTCAAGGGCCTCAAGACCGGCGACGAGGTGCGCATGGCCGGCGTCAAGGTCGGCGCCGTCGGGCTGACCCGCCTCGCCGGCCACCGGGTCGAGGCCGTGATCGACGTCGAGCCCGGCATCCAGATCCCCACGGACGCCGTCGCCAGCGTCGAACAGTCCAGCCTTCTCGGCAGCAACTATCTCGGCGTCACCTTCGGGACCCCGGGCGGGCCGTTGCTGAAGGACGGCGACGAGATCAAGACCAAGCCCACCGTGGACATGAGCGAGGTCATCAGCCAGCTCGGCAACCTCGGTTCCAAGCTCGAACAGGTCGTCGGCGACATCGGCAAGTCCATGGGCGGCGGGGGCGACGGCGGCAACATCTTCTCCCGCCTTGATAAGCTCGTCGCCGAAAACGGCCCGAAGCTCACCGCGACCATCAGCAACCTCGAGGACATCACCGCCAAGATCAAGGGCAGCGAGGGCACGCTCGGCAAGCTGGTCAACGACCCGAAGCTGCACGACGAACTGCTCGCCTCGGTCGGCGAGATCAAGCTCGCCGCGGCCGACGCGCGCACCTTCATGAGCGACACCAAGGGCATCGTGGCCGATGTGAAAAGCGGCAAGGGCGCGCTCGGCGTCCTGCTCTACGACCAATCGACCGCCGACAACCTCAAGATCAGCGTCGCCAACGTCCGCAGCGTTTCCGACAAGATCGCCAAGGGTGAGGGCACGCTCGGCAAGTTGCTCGCCGACGACGGCCTCTACAAGGACGTGCAGGCCACCCTTAAGAAGGCGGATCGCGCCATCGATGGCATGGGTGACTCAGGCCCCATCACCGCCGTCGGCGTCGTGGCCGGCAAACTCTTCTGA
- a CDS encoding argininosuccinate synthase, translating into MKIVLAYSGGLDTSVIVKWLKETYDAEIVTFAADVGQEEELKGLDKKALKTGASKHYTLDLVEEFARDFIYPMIRANAIYEGQYYLGTSIARPLIAKAQVAIAKKEKADTVAHGATGKGNDQCRFELTYMALAPNLQIIAPWKIEAYRELFPGRAEMIAYCAKHKIPVEASLKKPYSMDRNLLHISYEAGILEDPWFDPTTKANKAMFKLSVAPEDAPDKPEYVEIDFVQGNAVAVNGKKLTPGGVLKALNKLGGKHGIGRVDLVENRFVGMKSRGVYETPGGTILMQAHRQVESLTLDREVLHLRDGFIPKYAELVYNGFWFAPEREMLQAMVDESQRYVTGTVRLKLYKGNIITCGRKSKYSLYDDKIASMEGVKSWYNQSDATGFIRLNGLRLRARNLAQGGPKA; encoded by the coding sequence ATGAAGATCGTCCTCGCATACTCAGGAGGCCTCGACACCTCCGTCATCGTCAAATGGCTGAAGGAAACCTACGACGCCGAGATCGTCACCTTTGCGGCTGATGTCGGCCAGGAAGAGGAGCTTAAGGGCTTGGACAAGAAGGCGCTGAAGACCGGCGCGTCCAAGCACTATACCCTCGATCTCGTCGAGGAATTCGCCCGCGATTTCATCTATCCGATGATCCGCGCCAACGCGATTTACGAGGGCCAGTATTATCTTGGCACCTCGATCGCCCGCCCGCTCATCGCCAAGGCCCAGGTGGCCATCGCGAAGAAGGAAAAGGCGGACACTGTCGCGCACGGTGCCACCGGCAAAGGCAACGACCAGTGCCGCTTCGAGCTGACCTACATGGCACTCGCGCCCAACCTCCAGATCATCGCCCCGTGGAAGATCGAGGCCTACCGCGAACTTTTTCCCGGCCGCGCCGAGATGATCGCCTATTGCGCGAAGCACAAGATTCCCGTCGAGGCCTCGCTCAAGAAGCCGTATTCGATGGACCGCAATCTCCTCCATATTTCCTACGAGGCGGGCATCCTCGAGGATCCGTGGTTCGATCCGACCACCAAGGCGAACAAGGCGATGTTCAAGCTCTCCGTCGCGCCGGAAGATGCGCCGGACAAGCCCGAGTATGTCGAAATTGATTTCGTGCAGGGTAACGCCGTCGCCGTGAACGGGAAGAAACTCACCCCCGGCGGCGTGCTGAAGGCGCTCAACAAGCTCGGAGGAAAACACGGCATCGGCCGCGTCGACCTCGTCGAGAACCGCTTCGTCGGCATGAAGTCCCGTGGTGTCTATGAGACCCCGGGTGGCACGATCCTGATGCAGGCGCACCGCCAGGTGGAGTCGCTGACGCTCGACCGCGAGGTGCTGCACTTGCGCGACGGGTTCATCCCGAAATACGCCGAGCTCGTCTACAACGGCTTCTGGTTCGCGCCCGAGCGCGAGATGCTGCAGGCGATGGTCGACGAGAGCCAGCGTTACGTCACCGGCACCGTCCGGCTCAAGCTTTACAAGGGCAACATCATCACCTGCGGCCGGAAGTCGAAGTATTCCCTCTACGACGACAAGATCGCGTCGATGGAAGGCGTGAAGAGCTGGTATAACCAGAGCGACGCCACCGGCTTCATCCGCCTCAACGGCCTGCGCCTGCGCGCGCGCAATCTCGCCCAGGGCGGGCCCAAGGCATAA
- a CDS encoding ACT domain-containing protein, whose translation MPLSLQLIPGEFAVCRLPAAAPFPAWAGSAVFSSTTRTADELSIMCPAAQVPAGVKHEAGWRLLKFAGPFDFGAVGILASVAAPLAAAAISSLAVATFDTDYLLVKADRLDAVEQVLTAAGHTVRRP comes from the coding sequence ATGCCCCTCAGCCTCCAGCTCATTCCTGGCGAATTCGCCGTGTGCCGGCTGCCCGCCGCGGCGCCCTTTCCCGCCTGGGCCGGCTCCGCGGTCTTCAGCTCCACCACGCGAACGGCGGACGAGCTGTCCATCATGTGCCCGGCCGCGCAGGTGCCGGCGGGCGTGAAGCATGAGGCTGGCTGGCGGTTGTTGAAATTTGCCGGCCCTTTCGACTTCGGGGCGGTCGGCATCCTTGCGTCGGTCGCCGCGCCGCTGGCGGCCGCCGCGATCAGCTCACTGGCCGTCGCGACGTTCGATACCGACTATCTGCTGGTGAAGGCCGACCGCCTTGACGCCGTGGAGCAGGTGCTCACCGCCGCGGGCCACACCGTCCGGCGGCCCTGA
- a CDS encoding ABC transporter permease produces MNYLTTIIGHIGGTLLLLVRSLKYLPTLPRQFARFMEQCYLIGYTSLPIVTILSFFIGSVLALQSGYSMENFGAKQFIGTLVGLTMARELGPVMVAILIAGRVGSAITAELASMKVYQEIDALTTMNIPPERMLVLPRLAAITVMMPVLAIIANLCGWYGGALVCQYTHSISVDSEAYFTALKVYMKPRDIVDGLIKAEVFGFVIINVCCYIGLNTRGGPREIGASVTKAVVASLILILVLDYFVTKALLMS; encoded by the coding sequence ATGAATTACCTGACCACCATCATCGGCCATATCGGGGGCACCCTGCTCCTGCTGGTGCGCTCGCTGAAATACCTGCCCACGCTGCCGCGCCAGTTTGCCCGCTTCATGGAGCAGTGCTACCTCATCGGCTACACTTCCCTGCCCATCGTCACCATCCTGAGTTTCTTCATCGGCAGCGTGCTCGCGCTGCAAAGCGGCTACAGCATGGAGAATTTCGGTGCCAAGCAGTTCATCGGCACGCTGGTCGGCCTCACCATGGCGCGCGAACTCGGCCCGGTCATGGTGGCCATCCTGATCGCCGGCCGGGTCGGGTCGGCCATCACGGCCGAACTGGCCTCGATGAAGGTCTACCAGGAGATCGACGCCCTCACGACCATGAACATCCCGCCCGAGCGGATGCTGGTGCTGCCGCGGCTGGCGGCGATCACGGTCATGATGCCGGTGCTCGCCATCATCGCCAACCTCTGCGGCTGGTATGGCGGTGCGCTCGTCTGCCAATACACCCATTCCATCTCCGTCGACTCCGAGGCCTACTTCACCGCCCTCAAGGTTTACATGAAGCCGCGGGATATCGTCGACGGCCTGATCAAGGCCGAGGTCTTCGGCTTCGTGATCATCAATGTCTGCTGCTACATCGGGCTCAACACTCGCGGCGGTCCGCGCGAGATCGGCGCCTCCGTCACCAAGGCCGTCGTCGCCTCGCTCATCCTCATCCTGGTGCTCGACTACTTCGTCACCAAAGCCCTCCTCATGTCATGA
- a CDS encoding prepilin-type N-terminal cleavage/methylation domain-containing protein, with translation MNTTPPRFSTGPTRGFTLVEIMIVVVIIGLLAALAIPAIRRSQRSSQNTRVINDFRVFTQAFEIFNTNNGGWPVTAAPGVVPNLPTSITDTLKAASWQSATTIGGLWQWDNSLTSTGTAGICIIGFTCTDEQLQQIDAKLDDGNLSTGNFQKTAANRVILVLEKN, from the coding sequence ATGAACACCACGCCACCCCGGTTCAGCACTGGCCCAACCCGCGGCTTCACCCTCGTGGAGATCATGATCGTAGTCGTGATCATCGGCCTGCTGGCCGCACTCGCGATTCCGGCCATCCGGCGCAGCCAGCGCTCCTCCCAAAACACCCGCGTGATCAATGATTTTCGCGTCTTCACCCAGGCTTTTGAAATATTCAACACCAACAACGGTGGCTGGCCGGTCACGGCCGCCCCGGGGGTCGTGCCCAACCTCCCGACCTCCATCACCGACACCCTGAAGGCCGCGAGTTGGCAGAGTGCCACCACCATCGGCGGCCTGTGGCAGTGGGACAATTCCCTCACCTCCACCGGCACCGCGGGCATTTGTATCATCGGTTTCACCTGCACGGACGAACAGCTGCAGCAAATCGACGCCAAGCTGGACGATGGCAATCTCAGCACGGGCAACTTCCAAAAGACGGCTGCCAACCGCGTGATTCTCGTCCTCGAGAAGAACTGA
- a CDS encoding ATP-binding protein, whose product MEITPARAMGGDARKSMIQQDRLGRILIGSDSLQVFDGQSWSSHAKPSPYSLRSLIPDKVGRLWTAMFTDIGYFTEEPLGTFKYHSLVPQLPPSLREIGAVWGCASVGSDIYFFGKDQLLRWDGQAFQATPFPTSLRLSPLKIGDEFWFHHLETGLYRLTEAGPQLSVPASQLGTKLIIGLIRDESGLITISNEGLIRPGEPAPFSSERLNQYLTQHRVSAFTELPNGNLAIGTVSGGLVLANHSGGVIRIWADTGSGLPGREITSLTTDTSGEILGTTPTDFFHLPATGESTVFNALNGLKGQAVNDLVFWRSTLHAATDDGIYRLDTSAEGVAQFQAVPSLAVSSGHMLPCDDGLLLSRFGGVDWFDGTTTRTVYPLQANSAIFVQPARTNPRLFYVAEVNRLVRLDRQADGSFASSRFLELPDTCISLHEDSSGRLWLGTVAKGAFCYDPATRRLTPLIDPVTAQPTQGLTWVVGNEARLLFFLKDHVLQAGPQGRDLRELPNLPVITPSIVRAIPGSEDVLVVYRLPAGTQGPLHGAGVLSFDRDGLARWRELDLGSLDAIGSIRTATFAEENHRPILWLGGMQGILRLDYDKIPTLLPPAPPIIKVPDLPGGPVPSYPHKNHRVQFRVFTGDYVRSKDLVFQTRLGEGGGEWSSASARRSFEYTNLSEGDYRFEVRAVNRAGQTSAPAVFTFRILPPWYRSGWAFAGYVAALGLAVFGFIRVRERRIRARNQELETLVEVRTAELVKASAAKDEFLAGVSHEIRNPMNGVIGIAENFRTEGLDAESRRKFSLLRQCASHLSSLLEDILDFSKVQAGAIELDPKPFDLPELVESVAAITRADSEKYGVPVELAVSPAVPRELVGDARRIRQILINFVSNALKFSGRGQVSVTVWCKSLGIARTEVIFAVSDEGPGISAEEQARLFTRFERGAAAQKGRVPGTGLGLALCKGLAEKMGGRIWLESELGQGSCLYFSAPFAVAAAAAEPAAGATPAAAPAGRTALVVDDQEYNRIVLADLLQSMGFIVHAAQEGSAALALAGRQTFDVVFLDFNLPGLSGVDVARAIRTLPNASAHALILATTAFTTPEKRAQCLDAGMDAFLGKPVTRERLAKALAGLQPVATAPAPVAAPVAQPSARASSGPADRLGNLRLLARKKGVPFADELALYLSELEVELGQLEAAVAQADAAEAGRCAHLLVGRCGFIYEREMEQTQRTLEAAVGSAHWDEVRRLLGEFAVQLADLRVRVAASSGPAAPPA is encoded by the coding sequence GTGGAAATCACCCCGGCCAGGGCCATGGGCGGGGATGCCCGCAAATCCATGATCCAGCAGGACCGGCTTGGCCGGATTCTCATCGGATCGGATTCGCTGCAGGTTTTCGACGGCCAATCGTGGAGCTCCCATGCCAAACCCAGCCCCTACTCCCTGCGTTCCCTGATCCCGGATAAAGTGGGCCGGCTGTGGACTGCCATGTTCACCGACATCGGTTACTTCACGGAGGAGCCGCTCGGGACCTTCAAGTATCACTCGCTTGTCCCGCAGCTGCCGCCGTCACTTCGTGAAATCGGCGCCGTCTGGGGCTGCGCATCTGTCGGCTCCGACATCTATTTCTTTGGCAAGGACCAGTTGTTGCGCTGGGACGGACAGGCTTTCCAGGCAACGCCTTTCCCTACCAGCTTGCGCCTGTCGCCCTTGAAAATCGGGGACGAGTTTTGGTTTCATCACCTCGAAACTGGTCTTTATCGACTGACCGAGGCCGGCCCGCAGCTGAGTGTGCCCGCGAGCCAGCTAGGGACCAAGCTGATCATCGGCCTGATCCGGGATGAATCAGGGCTGATTACCATCAGCAATGAGGGCTTGATCCGCCCTGGTGAGCCGGCCCCGTTTTCGTCGGAACGTCTGAACCAATACCTGACCCAGCACCGCGTAAGTGCCTTTACCGAGTTGCCCAACGGCAATCTTGCGATCGGCACCGTCTCGGGTGGGCTGGTCCTGGCCAACCACTCCGGCGGGGTGATTCGCATCTGGGCCGACACGGGCAGCGGTCTGCCCGGCCGCGAAATAACCAGCCTGACGACTGACACCTCCGGAGAGATCCTCGGCACGACGCCCACCGATTTCTTTCACCTGCCGGCGACGGGGGAAAGCACGGTGTTCAACGCTCTGAACGGCCTGAAGGGGCAGGCCGTCAACGATCTTGTGTTCTGGCGGTCCACCCTGCACGCCGCCACAGACGATGGCATCTATCGACTGGACACTTCGGCCGAGGGAGTCGCCCAATTCCAAGCCGTGCCTTCCTTGGCCGTGAGTTCCGGCCACATGTTGCCTTGTGATGACGGCCTACTGCTTTCGCGCTTTGGCGGGGTCGACTGGTTCGACGGCACGACCACTCGCACGGTCTATCCGCTTCAAGCCAACTCTGCCATTTTTGTCCAACCGGCCAGAACGAATCCTCGATTGTTCTATGTAGCGGAAGTAAACAGGCTGGTCCGGTTGGACCGACAGGCTGATGGCTCTTTTGCGAGCAGCCGTTTCTTGGAGCTGCCCGATACATGCATCAGCCTGCACGAAGACTCTTCGGGCCGTCTCTGGCTCGGCACTGTCGCCAAGGGTGCTTTCTGCTATGATCCCGCCACCAGGCGACTCACCCCGCTGATCGACCCGGTTACCGCCCAGCCAACCCAAGGGCTGACTTGGGTTGTCGGAAACGAAGCTCGCCTCCTTTTCTTTCTCAAAGACCACGTGCTCCAGGCCGGTCCGCAAGGCCGGGACCTGCGCGAACTACCGAACCTGCCGGTCATCACCCCGTCCATCGTGCGCGCCATCCCCGGAAGCGAGGATGTTCTGGTTGTTTATCGGCTGCCGGCGGGCACTCAAGGTCCGCTGCACGGCGCGGGAGTCCTTTCCTTCGACCGGGACGGCTTGGCCCGCTGGCGCGAACTCGACCTTGGCTCCCTGGATGCCATCGGGTCGATTCGCACCGCCACCTTTGCGGAGGAGAACCACCGGCCCATTCTGTGGTTGGGCGGCATGCAGGGCATCCTGCGCCTCGACTACGACAAGATCCCGACCCTGCTGCCACCCGCACCGCCTATCATCAAGGTCCCGGACCTGCCCGGCGGTCCGGTTCCCTCCTACCCACACAAGAACCACCGGGTGCAGTTCAGGGTTTTCACCGGGGATTATGTCCGCAGCAAGGACTTGGTTTTCCAAACGCGTCTCGGCGAGGGTGGCGGAGAGTGGTCCTCCGCTTCCGCGCGCCGCTCCTTCGAATACACCAATCTGTCCGAAGGCGACTATCGCTTCGAGGTCCGTGCGGTCAACCGTGCGGGCCAGACCAGCGCACCGGCCGTTTTCACCTTCCGCATCCTGCCGCCGTGGTATCGCTCGGGCTGGGCCTTCGCCGGCTACGTTGCCGCCCTCGGCCTGGCGGTGTTCGGCTTCATCCGTGTCCGCGAGCGCCGGATCCGGGCCCGTAACCAGGAGCTCGAGACCCTGGTCGAGGTCCGCACCGCCGAGCTCGTCAAGGCCAGCGCCGCCAAGGACGAATTCCTCGCCGGCGTCAGCCATGAGATCCGCAACCCGATGAACGGCGTCATCGGCATTGCCGAGAATTTCCGGACCGAGGGCCTCGACGCCGAGAGCCGCCGCAAGTTCAGCCTGCTCCGGCAGTGCGCCAGCCACCTCTCGTCGCTGCTGGAAGACATCCTTGATTTCTCGAAGGTGCAGGCGGGCGCGATCGAGCTGGACCCGAAGCCCTTCGACCTGCCCGAGCTGGTCGAATCCGTCGCCGCCATCACCCGCGCCGACAGCGAGAAATACGGCGTCCCGGTGGAACTCGCCGTTTCACCCGCCGTGCCCCGCGAGCTGGTGGGCGACGCGCGCCGCATCCGCCAGATTCTGATCAACTTTGTCAGCAACGCCCTGAAGTTTTCCGGACGCGGCCAGGTCAGCGTCACCGTCTGGTGCAAGAGCCTGGGGATCGCGCGAACCGAGGTGATCTTCGCCGTGTCCGACGAGGGACCGGGCATTTCCGCCGAGGAACAGGCGCGGCTCTTCACGCGTTTCGAGCGCGGCGCGGCCGCGCAAAAGGGCCGGGTGCCCGGCACCGGCCTCGGCCTCGCCCTGTGCAAGGGTCTCGCCGAGAAAATGGGCGGCCGGATCTGGCTGGAAAGCGAACTGGGCCAGGGTTCGTGCCTTTATTTCAGCGCCCCCTTTGCCGTCGCCGCGGCGGCCGCCGAGCCGGCCGCCGGCGCCACCCCCGCGGCCGCCCCGGCGGGCCGCACCGCGCTCGTGGTCGACGACCAGGAATACAACCGCATCGTGCTGGCCGACCTGCTGCAGTCGATGGGCTTCATCGTGCACGCCGCGCAGGAAGGCTCGGCCGCCCTCGCGCTGGCCGGCCGGCAGACCTTCGATGTCGTCTTCCTCGATTTCAACCTGCCCGGCCTCAGCGGGGTCGATGTCGCCCGCGCCATCCGCACCCTGCCCAACGCCTCCGCCCACGCCCTGATCCTCGCCACCACCGCGTTCACCACGCCGGAAAAACGGGCGCAGTGCCTGGACGCCGGGATGGACGCCTTCCTCGGCAAGCCCGTTACCAGGGAACGGCTGGCCAAGGCGCTCGCCGGTCTCCAGCCGGTGGCAACCGCCCCCGCCCCAGTCGCCGCGCCGGTGGCGCAACCGTCTGCCCGGGCCTCCAGCGGCCCGGCCGACCGGCTGGGCAACCTGCGCCTGCTGGCCCGCAAAAAGGGCGTCCCTTTCGCCGACGAGCTGGCGCTGTATCTTTCCGAGCTCGAGGTCGAGCTCGGGCAACTCGAGGCCGCCGTGGCGCAAGCGGATGCCGCCGAGGCGGGCCGCTGCGCCCACCTGCTCGTCGGCCGTTGCGGTTTCATCTACGAGCGCGAGATGGAACAGACCCAGCGCACGCTCGAGGCCGCCGTCGGCAGTGCCCACTGGGATGAGGTGCGCCGCCTCTTGGGCGAGTTCGCCGTCCAGCTGGCCGACCTGCGGGTCAGAGTGGCGGCTTCTTCTGGCCCAGCTGCTCCGCCCGCGTGA
- a CDS encoding ATP-binding cassette domain-containing protein, giving the protein MTSAFTASPFVGKTFGVTVSHLTKKFGRTTVLTDINLEVKPGEIFCIMGPSGSGKSVLLKHVAGLEQATNGEVRIGEFDAADPETRNKVHLALVFQAGALFSSLSVYDNLALYPREHRQCNEAGIRERVMHALSILSLEKAANKFPSDLSGGMRKRVAIARALVMEPQLLLYDEPTSELDPVMSATLTEIIATLREQTAVTSLVVTHDRDLAFAIADRLAFVMDGKIRGVGTPAEFKHPTDPVIANFLNPVIDLKNPRFKQLENSHE; this is encoded by the coding sequence ATGACCTCTGCCTTCACCGCCTCACCCTTCGTCGGCAAGACGTTCGGCGTCACCGTCAGTCACCTGACCAAGAAATTCGGCCGAACCACCGTCCTCACGGACATCAACCTCGAGGTGAAGCCCGGGGAGATTTTCTGCATCATGGGGCCCAGCGGCTCCGGCAAGAGCGTCCTCCTCAAGCACGTTGCCGGCCTTGAGCAGGCCACGAACGGGGAGGTCCGCATCGGCGAGTTCGACGCCGCCGACCCCGAGACCCGCAACAAGGTCCACCTCGCCCTCGTCTTCCAAGCCGGGGCGCTCTTCAGCTCTCTGTCGGTCTACGACAATCTCGCCCTCTATCCCCGCGAACACCGCCAGTGCAACGAGGCCGGCATCCGGGAGCGGGTCATGCACGCCCTCTCGATCCTGTCGCTCGAGAAGGCGGCCAACAAGTTTCCCTCCGATCTTTCGGGCGGCATGAGGAAGCGCGTCGCCATCGCCCGCGCCCTCGTGATGGAGCCCCAGCTGCTGCTCTATGACGAGCCGACCTCCGAACTCGACCCGGTGATGTCGGCCACGCTGACCGAGATCATTGCCACCCTGCGCGAGCAGACCGCCGTCACCAGCCTCGTGGTCACCCACGACCGCGACCTCGCGTTTGCCATCGCCGACCGCCTGGCCTTCGTGATGGACGGCAAAATCCGCGGCGTCGGCACCCCCGCCGAATTCAAGCACCCGACCGACCCGGTCATCGCCAACTTTCTCAACCCGGTCATCGACCTCAAGAATCCCCGCTTCAAACAACTGGAGAACAGCCATGAATAA
- a CDS encoding RsmE family RNA methyltransferase — protein sequence MFRSSEVELPLPRRDPRAQHILTVLRRRPGDTFDAGLVNGPRGKGTLVAVEEERLRITFSWGESPPPLNPLTLVIGLPRPQTARDILREATALGVAALHFIRTEKGEASYARSTLWTSGAWEECVISGAAQAFCTRLPEVSHGRTLAEVMATLPAGSARLALDNYESPAALSRTPAVAGQPVALALGAERGWSANERAQLRTGRFAFVHLGGRVLRTETACIAAVALLKAQRGWI from the coding sequence TTGTTTCGTTCTTCGGAAGTCGAGCTTCCCCTGCCCCGGCGCGATCCGCGCGCGCAGCACATCCTCACCGTGCTGCGCCGGCGGCCCGGCGACACGTTCGACGCCGGTTTGGTGAACGGACCGCGCGGCAAGGGCACGCTCGTCGCAGTGGAAGAGGAGCGGCTTCGCATCACGTTTTCGTGGGGCGAATCCCCACCTCCACTCAACCCGCTCACTCTGGTGATCGGATTGCCCCGGCCGCAGACCGCCCGCGACATCCTGCGCGAAGCCACGGCGCTCGGCGTGGCGGCGCTGCATTTCATCCGCACGGAAAAGGGCGAGGCGAGCTACGCCCGGAGCACGCTGTGGACCTCCGGCGCCTGGGAGGAGTGCGTCATAAGCGGTGCCGCGCAGGCCTTCTGCACGCGGCTGCCGGAGGTCTCGCACGGCCGCACCCTCGCCGAGGTCATGGCCACGCTGCCGGCCGGGTCGGCCCGGCTGGCGCTCGACAATTATGAATCGCCCGCGGCGCTCAGCCGGACCCCGGCGGTGGCGGGACAGCCGGTGGCGCTCGCCCTGGGCGCCGAACGCGGCTGGTCGGCGAATGAGCGGGCGCAGCTGCGCACCGGCCGTTTTGCCTTTGTCCATCTGGGCGGGCGGGTGTTGCGGACCGAGACGGCCTGCATCGCCGCTGTCGCGCTCCTCAAGGCGCAGCGCGGCTGGATCTGA
- a CDS encoding response regulator transcription factor, giving the protein MARGRVVIVEDQRIVAEFFTYHCRDLGLQVLQACGTCEEGLAAIRKHRPDLVLMDISLPDGDGLEMSKVVLDELPSVKILAISSHRDPWTMLQVQRIGLHGFVDKNEQRPEVLSEAIHAVLGGRVYYTPIVNESSASIRRDPRAFIRVLSDYETRILSMIGESKTDDEIATVLAISPATVQSRRRDIMRKLDIHTTPKLIHYAIVNGLTRAEQLGQKKPPL; this is encoded by the coding sequence GTGGCCCGCGGGCGTGTCGTCATTGTGGAGGACCAGCGGATCGTGGCGGAGTTTTTCACCTACCACTGCCGCGATCTGGGCCTGCAGGTGTTGCAGGCCTGCGGGACTTGCGAGGAGGGCCTCGCCGCCATCCGCAAGCACCGGCCCGATCTGGTCCTGATGGATATCTCGCTGCCGGACGGTGACGGGTTGGAAATGTCCAAGGTCGTCCTCGACGAGCTGCCGTCCGTCAAGATTCTCGCGATCTCGTCGCACCGCGATCCGTGGACGATGCTGCAGGTGCAGCGCATCGGGCTCCACGGCTTCGTGGACAAGAACGAGCAGCGTCCGGAGGTGCTGTCCGAGGCCATCCACGCCGTCCTGGGCGGGCGGGTCTACTACACGCCCATCGTGAATGAATCGAGCGCCAGCATCCGGCGCGATCCGCGGGCCTTCATCCGGGTGCTCTCCGACTACGAGACCCGCATCCTCTCGATGATCGGCGAGTCCAAGACCGACGACGAGATCGCCACCGTGCTGGCCATCAGCCCCGCCACCGTGCAGTCGCGCCGGCGCGACATCATGCGGAAGCTCGACATCCACACGACCCCGAAGCTGATCCACTACGCGATCGTCAACGGACTCACGCGGGCGGAGCAGCTGGGCCAGAAGAAGCCGCCACTCTGA